The Pleuronectes platessa chromosome 13, fPlePla1.1, whole genome shotgun sequence genome includes a window with the following:
- the LOC128454827 gene encoding transcription factor HES-1-B-like, with protein sequence MPAGTLERTSPSAVAATPASGHSTPERPRAPTESRKSSKPIMEKRRRARINESLGQLKTLILDALKKDSSRHSKLEKADILEMTVKHLRNMQRLQMTAAVNTDPSVLGKYRAGFSECVGEVTRFLSTCEGVNTEVRTRLLCHLAACVTQISAVNFYGAHPGALGQTNTHIPAASAPQVPCKIGSTMHVSPEAMKLYGGFQVVPAPDGHFTFLVPSAALIPLGAQNSHPVSPVAPPATSDSVWRPW encoded by the exons ATGCCGGCAGGAACTTTGGAGAGAACGTCTCCATCCGCTGTGGCTGCAACTCCGGCAAGTGGACACTCCACACCGGAGAGACCCCGAGCCCCGACGGAGAGCAGAAAG TCCTCCAAACCCATCATGGAAAAGAGAAGACGTGCACGCATCAACGAGAGTCTGGGGCAGCTGAAGACCCTCATCCTGGACGCACTGAAGAAAGAT AGTTCCAGACACTCCAAACTGGAGAAGGCCGACATACTGGAGATGACCGTCAAGCACCTCAGGAACATGCAGCGACTTCAGATGACAG CTGCTGTGAACACAGATCCATCTGtcctgggtaaatacagagccGGGTTCAGCGAGTGTGTTGGCGAGGTCACCCGCTTCCTGTCCACGTGTGAGGGGGTGAACACAGAGGTGAGGACCCGTCTCCTCTGCCACCTGGCGGCCTGCGTGACCCAGATCAGTGCTGTCAACTTCTATGGCGCTCACCCGGGCGCGCTcggacaaaccaacacacacattccagcTGCCTCAGCCCCGCAGGTGCCTTGCAAAATTGGCTCGACGATGCATGTTTCCCCGGAAGCGATGAAGCTCTACGGTGGCTTCCAGGTTGTGCCTGCGCCAGATGGACATTTCACTTTTCTCGTGCCCAGTGCGGCTCTCATACCTCTGGGTGCACAAAACAGTCACCCGGTGTCACCCGTCGCACCCCCGGCCACCTCAGACTCTGTGTGGAGACCATGGTAG
- the zgc:153913 gene encoding carboxypeptidase N subunit 2 has product MDKHLCVTLLLMLLLCPRSNTESQTSCPYRCQCFTPLQVLCADERMTSLPKDMSKQVKEFIVMTSAVAYLLPHTLKESPQLTELVFLNNALRSIHAQAFEDLTQLQELEISGNPWLENLYMGTFSRQKNLMKLLLNFNRFKTVLPGLFDSLKQIATLQMKGNLISHLPMFLFLNLNNLLVLDLSQNKLEEMKRETFFGLTRLQILKVNNNLISNLTCDTFKNISQLTELHLEGNKISELTDGIFSGLTRLNVLNLRGNLLTTFSQKVFGFNVSNLRELNLKGNRLTELSSLSRLTSLTNLVLSSNQLSSLPEDIFRNVTLLENLDLSENQLSLLPELIFYNLSAITSIHLHKNNLRRLEPKLFNDQWLMQQLYLSDNQLETLPPGLFDLFIVEHTVRLHGNPWRCDCHMWYLHDWVLRNNNIIQREDSVRCNSPDLLRQRVVASVDRDQLVCRLSADEMPDIRSCSIKAFNDAMIVKCQVDKCSPMMVKVQFQEDDGNIKEHVLRSERSECSNGTRSEGSLMIPEY; this is encoded by the coding sequence ATGGACAAACACTTGTGTGTGACCCTGCTCCTGATGCTGCTTCTCTGTCCCAGAAGTAACACGGAGTCACAAACCTCATGTCCATACAGGTGCCAGTGTTTCACTCCGCTCCAGGTTCTGTGCGCAGACGAACGGATGACATCTTTGCCCAAGGACATGTCCAAGCAGGTCAAGGAATTTATTGTAATGACATCAGCTGTGGCCTACCTGCTCCCTCACACTTTAAAGGAGAGCCCCCAACTCACCGAGCTGGTCTTCTTGAACAACGCACTGCGGAGCATTCACGCTCAGGCTTTCGAGGATCTGactcagctgcaggagctggagatcAGTGGAAACCCCTGGCTGGAGAATTTATACATGGGGACTTTTTCCCGGCAGAAAAACTTGATGAAACTGCTGCTCAACTTCAACAGATTTAAGACTGTGCTCCCCGGCTTGTTTGATTCCCTGAAACAGATAGCAACTCTGCAGATGAAGGGAAACCTCATATCCCATCTGCCTATGTTTCTTTTCCTGAACCTCAACAACCTCCTCGTCCTGGACTTGTCACAGAATAAACttgaagaaatgaaaagagaaacattttttGGTCTCACGCGCCTGCAGATCCTTAAAGTTAACAACAACCTAATTAGCAATCTTACATGTGACACATTCAAGAATATTTCCCAGCTGACAGAGCTTCACTTGGAAGGGAATAAGATATCAGAGCTCACTGACGGCATCTTCTCCGGTTTGACCCGGCTAAATGTACTGAACCTCCGTGGAAACCTTCTTACAACCTTCAGTCAAAAGGTCTTTGGATTCAACGTCTCAAATTTGAGGGAGCTGAACCTCAAAGGAAACCGACTGACTGAGCTGTCCTCTCTCAGCCGTCTGACGTCTCTCACCAACCTCGTCTTGTCGTCCAACCAGCTCTCCAGCCTTCCCGAGGACATTTTTAGAAATGTCACACTGCTTGAGAATCTGGATCTCTCTGAAAACCAGCTCTCGCTGCTGCCTGAACTAATCTTCTATAATCTCTCCGCTATCACATCAATCCACCTCCACAAGAACAATCTGAGGAGGTTAGAACCCAAACTGTTCAACGACCAGTGGCTCATGCAGCAACTCTACTTGTCTGACAACCAGCTGGAAACCCTCCCGCCCGGCCTCTTCGACCTCTTCATCGTGGAGCACACGGTGAGGCTTCACGGAAACCCCTGGAGATGTGACTGCCACATGTGGTACCTGCACGACTGGGTGCTGAGGAACAACAATATCATACAGAGGGAGGACAGCGTGCGCTGCAACAGCCCCGACCTTTTGAGACAGCGTGTGGTCGCCTCCGTGGACAGAGACCAGCTGGTGTGTCGGCTGTCTGCAGATGAGATGCCTGATATCAGGAGCTGTAGCATCAAAGCATTCAATGACGCCATGATCGTCAAATGTCAAGTGGATAAATGTTCGCCCATGATGGTGAAGGTGCAGTTTCAGGAGGACGATGGCAACATAAAGGAGCATGTATTGAGAAGTGAACGTTCTGAATGCAGCAATGGCACAAGGAGCGAAGGTTCACTAATGATCCCTGAATATTAA
- the cldn1 gene encoding claudin-1: protein MANPGIQLLGFTLAFLGFIGSIASTVMVEWKASSYAGDNIITAQAMYEGLWKTCVSQSTGQIQCKVYDSLLQLPGIVQGARGLMLSSILLCFIATMVSVVGMKCTTCMGEQPEQKDKVALTGGIVFIISGLLALVGTSWYGHRIAQDFYNPFTPTNSRYEFGSALYVGWGAASLVIIGGSFLCCGCPAKDSGKSPRYPASNSGGATGRDYV from the exons ATGGCCAACCCAGGTATTCAGCTCCTCGGCTTCACACTGGCCTTCTTGGGCTTCATCGGCTCCATAGCATCCACAGTCATGGTGGAGTGGAAAGCTTCGTCCTATGCAGGAGACAACATCATCACGGCTCAGGCCATGTACGAGGGACTGTGGAAGACCTGTGTATCACAGAGCACGGGTCAGATTCAGTGCAAAGTCTATGACTCTCTTCTGCAGCTACCAG GGATTGTTCAGGGCGCTCGAGGCCTGATGCTGTCCTCTATCTTGCTTTGCTTTATTGCAACCATGGTGTCGGTGGTGGGCATGAAGTGCACCACCTGCATGGGGGAACAGCCGGAGCAGAAGGACAAGGTGGCGCTGACTGGCGGGATCGTCTTCATCATTTCTG GTCTGCTTGCTCTGGTTGGAACATCCTGGTATGGGCACAGAATAGCACAGGACTTTTACAACCCATTTACTCCCACTAATTCAAG GTATGAATTTGGAAGTGCTCTGTATGTGGGATGGGGCGCTGCAAGTCTCGTCATCATCGGGGGGTCCTTCCTCTGCTGCGGCTGCCCCGCCAAAGACTCAGGGAAATCTCCACGCTACCCAGCGTCCAACTCTGGCGGAGCGACGGGCAGGGATTACGTGTAG